From a region of the Falco peregrinus isolate bFalPer1 chromosome 5, bFalPer1.pri, whole genome shotgun sequence genome:
- the RASD1 gene encoding LOW QUALITY PROTEIN: dexamethasone-induced Ras-related protein 1 (The sequence of the model RefSeq protein was modified relative to this genomic sequence to represent the inferred CDS: deleted 2 bases in 2 codons) gives MKLAAMIKKMCPSEAELSIPAKNCYRMVILGSSKVGKTAIVSRFLTGRFEEQYTPTIEDFHRKFYSIRGEVYQLDILDTSGNHPFPAMRRLSILTGDVFILVFSLDNRDSFEEVQRLKQQILETKSCLKNKTKENIEVPLVICGNKGDRDFYREVQPREIEQLVGGDPKKCAYFEISAKKNSSLDQMFQALFAMAKLPSEMSPDLHRKVSVQYCDILHKKALKGKKLLKEGGRGSTEEAYGIVAPFARRPSVHSDLMYIREKAIGGGHSKEKDRCVIS, from the exons ATGAAACTGGCAGCGATGATCAAGAAGATGTGTCCCAGCGAGGCCGAGCTGAGCATCCCTGCCAAGAACTGCTACCGCATGGTCATCCTGGGCTCCTCCAAGGTGGGCAAGACGGCCATCGTCTCGCGCTTCCTCACCGGCCGCTTCGAGGAGCAATACACGCCCACCATCGAGGACTTCCACCGCAAGTTCTACAGCATCCGCGGGGAGGTCTACCAGCTCGACATCCTGGACACATCAGGCAACCACCCCTTCCCAGCCATGCGCCGCCTCTCCATCCTCACAG GAGACGTGTTCATCCTTGTGTTCAGCCTGGACAACCGGGACTCCTTTGAGGAGGTGCAGCGCCTGAAGCAGCAAATCCTGGAGACCAAGTCGTGcctgaagaacaaaaccaaggagAACATAGAGGTG CCCCTGGTCATCTGCGGCAACAAGGGCGACCGGGACTTTTACCGGGAGGTGCAACCCAGGGAGATtgagcagctggtgggaggggACCCC AAAAAATGCGCCTACTTCGAGATCTCGGCCAAGAAGAACAGCAGCCTGGACCAGATGTTCCAGGCGCTCTTCGCCATGGCCAAGTTGCCCAGCGAGATGAGCCCTGACCTACACCGCAAGGTCTCGGTCCAGTACTGCGACATCCTGCATAAGAAGGcactgaaaggcaaaaagctgctgaaggaggggggccggggcagcaCAGAGGAGGCGTACGGCATCGTGGCCCCCTTCGCCCGGCGGCCCAGCGTCCACAGCGACCTCATGTACATCAGAGAGAAGGCCATCGGTGGTGGGCACAGCAAGGAGAAGGACCGCTGCGTGATCAGCTAG